Proteins encoded together in one Funiculus sociatus GB2-C1 window:
- a CDS encoding type I polyketide synthase, whose translation MRGFAVEPIAIIGLGCRFPGANDPEAFWQLLSNGVDAIAQVPKERWDIDAFYDPEPGKPGKMSTRWGGFLEQVDQFEPSFFGIAPREVERMDPQQRLALEVAWEALENAAIVPSKLSGTQTGVFMAIGNYDYCRLLTKDLNLVNAYDGTGNTLSITANRLSYILNLRGPSVVIETACSSSLVALHYACRSLESGESNLCLVGGVSLMLSPEPFITYSHARMMAADGRCKTFDASADGYVRGEGCGVVVLKRLSDALRDGDNIKAVIKGSAVNQDGLSNGLTAPNGPSQQAVIRQALENADVQATQISYVEAHGTGTSLGDPIEFKSLKAVLMQNREPDQPCWIGSVKTNIGHLEAASGMASVIKVVLSLQHKEIPPHLHLKQLNPYISLEGTTFAIPAESQAWDVGTQRRLAGISAFGFGGTNCHAILEEAPQNLTPPPATAPIWASLEGLGVTCDQPTDDITTLERPLHLLTLSAKTENALRELAQRYANFFATHPEASLEDVCFTANTARSHFDHRFAVTAESTVQLQEQLTAFAAGKETVGLVSNPVKSNKRPKIAFLFTGQGSQYVGMGRELYATQPIFRQALDGCDRILRPYLEQPLLSVLYPESGMNSPLNETAYTQPALFALEYALFQLWKSWGLTPDVVMGHSVGEYVAACVSGVFSLEDGLKLIAERARLMQALPAGGEMVAVFASESKVQAVIQPYIQEVAIAAINGPKSIVISGQAEAVGQAIASLQAEGIKTKKLTVSHAFHSPLMSPMLADFERVAAEIPYSSPKVKLVSNVTGELATDAIATPEYWCRHVLEPVRFAKSMETLYQKGYKVFVEIGPKPILLGMGRYCLPDAETFASLPSLRPECSDWQQILQSLAELYVRGVAVDWSGFDQDYPRRRLQLPTYPFQRQRYWVEFSENGHSNEKPLTPMVKLLNQGDTQQLIQQLETIGKLSEDELKLLPKLLELLVKQNKQPLTAASIKDWLYEIEWQLKPRQLTENQTIQAPESSSPPLRGEGLGERSGRWLIFADLGGVGENLAILRDRCNCILVYPGDTYQTTEPGTYTINPSNPADFERLFQEIGNPPLQGILHLWSLEAGLADKLTIPSLENAQTLGVASVLNLLQTLTGKENQFSISNSQPKLWLVTRGAVPVGGSLPGVAQAPLWGLGKVVALEHRELWGGMLDLAPEATEDEAAKLLAEIENAQGEDHLAFRDGQRYVARLVQKELPESQGVALNADSTYLITGGLGALGLKVAQWMLEQGAKHLVLTGRSAVSSQAREVITQMEQAGAEILVAQADVCNGGDMLRVLEEVEASMPPLRGVIHAAGVSRYEAIADMDLNALNSVLRPKLVGTWILHKLTQEIKLDFFVSFSSISAVWGSKGQAHYAAANHFLDMLAHYRLGLGLPALSVNWGPWAGGGMALEEFQTFLTRMGVEALQPQQALSALGYLLGAGCVQTTVANVDWTLFKDLYEARGKRSLLELLEVRSPETPQQSVQRSEILQRLETTPVSDHHSLLITHLQSEVAKVLRLPQLPDPQQGLFDLGMDSLMAVEVVSLIRSQLQIELPVREFLEASNITLLAALLLKQLTPDISTVDVTVNVLNLYDEAVLDEAINPNTANEQTGAASILLTGASGFLGAFLLKELLEQTDTNIYCLVRAADAEVGKLKIRNNLKSYDLWKEKYNSRIISIAGNLSQPRLGLSTEQFKNLARTIDIIYHNAATLNFVYPYSALKPTNVLGTQEILRLACQFKVKPLHYVSTDAVFDSSGYYGKEVKESEPTIHIEGIDLGYTQTKWVAEKLVTIARDRGLPVSIYRPPLIAGDSKTGIWNTDDFTCRFLKGCIQMGSMPNMNCGITIVPVDYVSQAVVYLSRQKESIGKAFHLNNPNFSSWDEVANWIDDLGYPVRQISYEEWEAELIETVGSKDNALSGLLPFFLRRWSDEQLTFAGLGQRRVKLNCQDTVTKLADSAIACPRVDSKLLKTYFSYFNRSGFLNAPKVRA comes from the coding sequence ATGAGAGGCTTTGCAGTGGAACCTATAGCAATTATTGGTCTTGGTTGTCGTTTTCCGGGAGCTAACGATCCGGAAGCCTTCTGGCAACTATTGAGTAACGGTGTGGATGCGATCGCGCAAGTGCCAAAAGAGCGATGGGATATTGACGCATTCTATGACCCAGAACCAGGTAAGCCGGGAAAAATGAGTACCCGCTGGGGTGGCTTCTTGGAACAAGTGGATCAATTTGAACCCAGCTTCTTTGGGATTGCTCCCCGCGAGGTGGAGCGAATGGACCCCCAGCAAAGGCTGGCGTTGGAAGTAGCTTGGGAAGCCCTGGAAAATGCCGCAATCGTGCCATCAAAGCTGAGTGGCACTCAAACAGGGGTTTTCATGGCAATCGGCAACTATGACTATTGCAGATTGCTAACCAAAGATTTAAACCTGGTTAACGCTTACGATGGCACTGGCAATACCCTCTCTATTACCGCCAATCGTCTATCGTACATTCTGAATCTGCGCGGGCCAAGTGTGGTAATTGAAACTGCCTGTTCTTCTTCTCTGGTTGCATTGCATTATGCTTGCCGAAGTTTGGAGAGTGGAGAGTCTAATTTGTGCTTGGTAGGTGGAGTCAGTTTGATGCTGTCTCCGGAGCCATTTATTACCTACTCCCATGCGCGGATGATGGCGGCGGACGGTCGCTGTAAGACTTTTGATGCCAGTGCGGATGGTTATGTCCGGGGAGAAGGATGCGGTGTTGTAGTCCTCAAGCGTCTTTCGGATGCTCTCCGAGATGGAGACAACATTAAAGCAGTTATCAAAGGTTCGGCTGTTAACCAAGATGGCCTAAGCAATGGACTCACAGCACCGAATGGCCCTTCTCAGCAAGCGGTGATCCGTCAAGCTTTGGAAAATGCTGATGTGCAAGCAACGCAGATTAGCTATGTTGAAGCTCATGGTACTGGCACATCTTTAGGAGATCCCATCGAATTTAAATCTCTAAAAGCTGTGCTAATGCAGAATCGCGAGCCAGATCAACCTTGTTGGATTGGCTCGGTTAAAACTAATATTGGTCATTTGGAAGCTGCTTCTGGGATGGCTAGTGTCATCAAGGTGGTACTTTCGCTACAACATAAAGAAATTCCACCGCACTTGCATCTCAAGCAGCTGAATCCTTATATTTCTTTGGAAGGGACGACCTTTGCTATTCCTGCTGAGTCTCAAGCTTGGGATGTTGGTACACAGAGACGCTTAGCTGGGATTAGTGCGTTTGGTTTCGGGGGGACGAATTGCCATGCAATTTTGGAGGAAGCACCGCAGAACCTTACCCCGCCTCCTGCTACCGCTCCCATCTGGGCAAGTTTAGAGGGGTTGGGGGTGACGTGCGATCAGCCAACGGATGATATCACAACTCTCGAACGTCCTCTGCATCTTCTTACCCTTTCGGCAAAGACTGAGAACGCTTTGAGGGAATTGGCACAACGTTATGCAAATTTCTTCGCGACGCATCCTGAAGCATCCCTGGAGGATGTTTGCTTTACTGCAAATACAGCGCGATCGCATTTTGACCATCGTTTTGCTGTAACAGCTGAATCTACTGTGCAGTTGCAAGAGCAGTTAACGGCTTTTGCTGCTGGTAAAGAAACTGTCGGACTGGTCAGCAACCCGGTAAAAAGCAATAAGCGCCCGAAAATAGCATTTTTATTTACTGGTCAAGGTTCGCAGTATGTGGGGATGGGACGCGAACTCTACGCAACGCAACCTATTTTCCGCCAAGCACTTGATGGTTGCGATCGCATTCTGCGTCCTTATTTAGAACAACCCTTACTATCAGTTCTATATCCCGAATCTGGGATGAATTCCCCTTTAAATGAAACCGCATACACGCAACCTGCATTATTTGCACTGGAATATGCACTCTTCCAGTTATGGAAATCTTGGGGTCTAACTCCGGATGTTGTCATGGGTCATAGTGTAGGGGAATATGTCGCCGCCTGTGTTTCGGGGGTATTCAGCCTGGAAGATGGTCTAAAATTGATTGCCGAACGCGCCCGTTTGATGCAGGCTTTGCCCGCAGGTGGTGAGATGGTGGCGGTGTTTGCTTCGGAAAGCAAAGTGCAAGCAGTCATCCAACCATATATCCAAGAGGTTGCGATCGCAGCCATTAATGGCCCAAAGAGTATTGTTATTTCTGGTCAGGCTGAGGCTGTCGGACAAGCGATCGCATCTTTGCAAGCTGAAGGCATCAAGACGAAAAAGTTGACCGTTTCCCATGCCTTCCACTCTCCCTTAATGTCGCCCATGCTGGCAGATTTTGAGAGAGTCGCCGCAGAAATTCCATATTCTTCGCCAAAAGTCAAGTTAGTTTCCAATGTTACTGGGGAACTAGCAACAGATGCGATCGCCACCCCTGAGTATTGGTGTCGTCATGTGCTTGAGCCAGTCAGATTTGCCAAGAGCATGGAAACCCTTTATCAGAAGGGTTATAAGGTATTTGTCGAGATCGGTCCGAAGCCGATTTTGTTGGGGATGGGACGCTACTGCTTGCCAGATGCAGAGACATTCGCATCTTTACCAAGTTTGCGTCCAGAGTGTTCAGATTGGCAGCAAATCCTCCAGAGTTTAGCAGAACTATATGTGCGTGGAGTGGCTGTAGACTGGTCTGGCTTTGACCAAGATTACCCCCGTCGCCGTCTGCAACTACCAACTTATCCATTCCAGCGACAGCGGTATTGGGTAGAGTTCTCTGAAAATGGTCACTCAAACGAAAAGCCTCTCACCCCAATGGTTAAGCTTCTGAACCAGGGGGATACTCAACAGCTAATTCAGCAGTTAGAAACCATAGGGAAACTTTCAGAAGATGAGTTGAAATTATTGCCGAAGCTGCTGGAATTATTAGTTAAGCAAAATAAACAGCCGCTAACAGCAGCATCTATCAAAGATTGGCTGTATGAGATAGAGTGGCAACTTAAACCGCGTCAGTTGACGGAAAACCAAACGATTCAGGCTCCTGAGTCCAGTTCCCCTCCCCTGCGAGGGGAGGGGCTAGGGGAGAGGTCTGGCCGTTGGCTGATTTTTGCAGACTTGGGGGGTGTAGGGGAAAATTTAGCGATTTTGCGCGATCGCTGCAACTGTATTCTGGTCTATCCGGGAGACACCTATCAAACCACAGAACCCGGAACTTACACCATCAACCCTTCCAATCCAGCCGACTTTGAGCGTTTATTCCAAGAAATAGGGAATCCACCTTTACAGGGAATCCTCCACCTGTGGAGTTTAGAGGCGGGATTGGCAGATAAGTTAACAATTCCCTCTCTAGAAAATGCACAAACTCTAGGCGTTGCTAGTGTACTAAATTTACTGCAAACTCTGACTGGGAAAGAAAATCAATTCTCAATTTCCAATTCCCAACCCAAGTTGTGGTTAGTAACGCGGGGTGCAGTACCAGTTGGTGGTTCGCTTCCGGGAGTTGCTCAAGCACCCTTATGGGGACTGGGCAAAGTCGTGGCTCTGGAACACCGGGAATTGTGGGGTGGAATGCTCGATTTAGCCCCTGAAGCAACTGAAGATGAAGCCGCGAAGCTGTTAGCAGAAATTGAGAATGCACAAGGGGAAGACCATCTCGCCTTCCGGGATGGACAGCGTTATGTCGCCCGTTTGGTGCAAAAGGAACTACCAGAATCTCAAGGCGTGGCGTTAAATGCTGATAGCACTTACCTGATTACTGGGGGTTTGGGAGCCTTGGGGCTGAAAGTTGCCCAGTGGATGCTGGAACAGGGCGCTAAACACTTGGTACTAACTGGACGCAGTGCAGTTTCCAGCCAGGCGCGGGAAGTTATTACCCAGATGGAGCAAGCAGGAGCCGAGATTTTAGTTGCTCAGGCAGATGTCTGCAATGGGGGGGATATGCTCAGAGTGCTTGAGGAAGTTGAAGCCTCAATGCCACCCCTACGAGGGGTTATTCATGCTGCTGGGGTTTCTCGATATGAAGCGATCGCAGATATGGATTTAAACGCCCTTAACTCTGTGTTGCGTCCGAAGTTAGTAGGAACTTGGATTCTGCATAAACTTACCCAAGAAATTAAGCTTGACTTTTTCGTTAGCTTCTCCTCAATATCTGCGGTGTGGGGTTCTAAAGGACAAGCGCACTATGCGGCGGCGAACCATTTCCTAGATATGTTGGCACATTATCGTCTTGGACTTGGGCTACCAGCTTTAAGTGTAAATTGGGGCCCTTGGGCTGGCGGCGGTATGGCGCTAGAAGAATTCCAGACATTCTTGACGCGGATGGGAGTGGAAGCATTGCAACCACAGCAAGCACTTTCCGCCTTGGGATATCTTCTAGGAGCAGGTTGCGTTCAGACAACAGTGGCGAATGTCGATTGGACTTTATTCAAAGACCTTTATGAAGCCAGAGGAAAGCGATCGCTATTAGAACTGCTTGAGGTGCGATCTCCCGAAACGCCACAACAGTCGGTGCAACGATCGGAGATTCTACAACGATTGGAGACAACTCCTGTAAGCGATCACCACTCTCTGTTAATAACTCACCTCCAAAGTGAAGTTGCAAAAGTGCTGCGCTTACCTCAATTGCCAGATCCGCAGCAAGGTCTATTTGATCTAGGAATGGACTCTCTCATGGCAGTTGAGGTTGTCAGTTTGATTCGCTCTCAATTACAAATCGAATTACCTGTCAGGGAGTTTCTAGAAGCATCAAACATTACCCTCCTGGCAGCCCTATTGCTTAAGCAACTGACACCAGATATTTCTACAGTAGATGTGACAGTAAATGTCTTAAATCTCTACGATGAAGCTGTCTTAGATGAGGCAATTAATCCCAACACAGCAAATGAGCAGACGGGAGCAGCTTCGATTCTCCTAACTGGTGCCAGTGGATTTTTAGGAGCCTTTTTGCTTAAAGAACTCCTCGAACAGACTGACACAAACATCTATTGCTTAGTACGGGCTGCTGATGCTGAAGTAGGCAAGCTGAAAATCCGAAACAATCTGAAATCTTACGACCTATGGAAGGAGAAGTACAATTCGAGAATTATTTCAATTGCTGGAAATTTATCTCAGCCACGGTTGGGGCTTTCAACAGAACAATTTAAAAATCTTGCCCGCACAATTGATATTATTTATCACAATGCGGCAACTTTGAATTTTGTTTATCCTTATTCAGCATTAAAGCCAACTAATGTTTTGGGTACGCAAGAAATCCTCAGGTTAGCTTGTCAATTTAAAGTCAAACCCCTGCATTATGTTTCAACTGATGCCGTTTTTGATTCATCTGGTTATTACGGAAAGGAGGTGAAAGAATCAGAGCCAACTATTCATATTGAGGGAATAGACCTTGGTTATACCCAAACAAAATGGGTAGCGGAAAAGTTAGTTACCATAGCACGCGATCGCGGACTTCCAGTTTCTATCTACAGACCGCCTTTAATTGCCGGAGACAGCAAAACAGGAATTTGGAATACAGATGATTTTACCTGCCGATTTCTTAAAGGCTGTATCCAAATGGGTAGTATGCCAAATATGAACTGTGGCATAACTATTGTGCCTGTGGATTATGTCAGCCAAGCGGTTGTCTATCTATCAAGGCAGAAAGAATCAATCGGAAAAGCTTTTCACTTAAATAATCCTAACTTTTCGAGTTGGGATGAAGTAGCAAATTGGATCGATGATTTGGGCTATCCAGTGCGACAGATTTCCTATGAAGAATGGGAAGCAGAGTTAATAGAAACAGTTGGTTCTAAAGACAATGCTTTAAGCGGTCTTTTACCTTTCTTTCTGCGGAGATGGTCTGATGAACAACTGACCTTCGCCGGACTAGGACAACGAAGAGTCAAACTCAACTGTCAAGATACAGTAACCAAGCTTGCAGATTCTGCGATCGCTTGTCCTCGCGTAGACTCTAAACTGCTGAAAACCTATTTCTCATACTTCAATCGTAGTGGATTTCTAAATGCACCAAAAGTGCGGGCATGA
- a CDS encoding SBBP repeat-containing protein, whose translation MDKQKFYDQILAEGIKPGGSISKKVKDLFSGKSGVDIPESKKNPKKNLPEGFRESEISRVSNEVTIPEFTIQVYTPGSDLAAATAKNQVIYARDGNDTLIGLDPFNNKAGQVQIDILIGDLPIIQPPNPRDWTDRFVLGDSKQPYYVDGGFKDFALILDFNPSQDIIQLHGSRQDYLLAESGLGTEIYYQPKKGTSEFIGFLPFVYDLSLKGGYFRYEGKGNTPPNKPVVKQAEQLGTSRFDITASVVADAFGNVYTAGGTSGSLGGANAGERDALLVKYDSDGNQTFIKQFGSSRADTVYGMATDSQGNVYLTGITAGNLAEPKQGTSTDAWVAKYDRSGKRLWIDQFGTDIINQSFDVDVDDDGNVYVAGITVKSGEPGGTLPATDDYWVTKYDTNGKRQWFKEFDSTSANPSDLDFDEAYGVAVTGDGNVYASGWTLGNLAGKNAGLYDAWVGKYDTNGNQEWVKQFGTSTYEFSWDVDTDTQGNAYAVGWTLGDLGGKNAGLYDAWLVKYDSDGNQKWLKQFGTSGDDEAFGVETDLAGNIYVVGYTDKSLKGTNAGSFDAWVVKYDTNGNRKWTQQFGTPNLDQALGVSIDDITGSLYVTGATESSFGDSPAGSVDSWVAKLDANSGSLQSFTGTANNKPSGKNVTGTNGDDRIISAKGRDIITGLDGSDIFVYNSYKDGGDTITDFSANEDFIDLSPIFASPNYRSTEPFDDYVQLVQLGSSTAVQINPVGDARDTFRTLVTLENFTASNLSADNFIV comes from the coding sequence GTGGACAAGCAGAAGTTTTACGATCAGATTTTAGCTGAAGGAATCAAACCAGGCGGGAGTATTAGCAAAAAGGTTAAAGACCTGTTTTCGGGTAAGTCTGGAGTGGATATCCCGGAGTCTAAGAAGAACCCTAAAAAGAACCTTCCCGAAGGATTCCGAGAAAGTGAAATCTCCAGGGTTAGCAATGAAGTCACTATCCCAGAATTTACGATTCAAGTTTACACTCCTGGCAGCGACCTTGCCGCAGCGACCGCAAAAAATCAAGTCATTTATGCTCGCGATGGCAACGATACCCTGATTGGGCTTGACCCTTTTAATAATAAAGCCGGTCAAGTTCAAATTGATATTTTAATCGGCGACTTGCCAATAATACAGCCGCCCAATCCGCGTGATTGGACAGACAGATTTGTTCTTGGTGATTCAAAACAGCCTTACTACGTAGATGGCGGTTTCAAGGACTTTGCTCTAATTTTAGACTTCAACCCCAGCCAGGATATCATTCAACTACACGGTTCTCGACAAGACTACCTACTGGCAGAATCGGGTCTGGGAACAGAGATATACTATCAGCCGAAAAAAGGTACATCTGAATTTATTGGCTTTTTGCCTTTTGTTTACGATCTGAGTTTAAAGGGTGGCTATTTCCGGTATGAGGGAAAAGGGAACACCCCACCTAATAAGCCAGTAGTAAAGCAGGCTGAGCAATTGGGAACCTCCCGTTTTGACATCACTGCTAGTGTAGTTGCGGATGCCTTTGGTAATGTGTACACCGCAGGAGGAACCAGTGGTTCTTTGGGAGGAGCCAATGCTGGGGAGCGCGATGCCTTATTGGTCAAGTATGACAGCGATGGCAACCAGACGTTTATTAAACAGTTTGGTTCTTCCCGTGCTGACACTGTTTATGGTATGGCTACTGATAGCCAAGGCAACGTTTACTTAACAGGAATTACCGCAGGCAATTTGGCGGAACCCAAGCAAGGAACGTCTACTGATGCCTGGGTAGCCAAGTATGACCGCAGTGGCAAACGGTTATGGATTGACCAGTTCGGAACTGACATTATTAATCAGTCCTTTGATGTCGATGTTGACGACGATGGCAATGTCTATGTAGCGGGAATAACTGTTAAGTCAGGCGAACCAGGAGGAACGCTTCCGGCTACGGACGATTACTGGGTAACAAAGTATGACACCAATGGCAAGCGCCAGTGGTTTAAGGAGTTTGATAGTACTAGCGCTAATCCCAGCGATCTTGATTTCGACGAAGCTTACGGCGTTGCAGTCACTGGCGATGGCAATGTCTACGCTTCAGGATGGACTCTCGGCAACTTGGCGGGAAAGAATGCTGGGCTTTATGATGCCTGGGTAGGCAAATATGACACCAATGGGAACCAAGAGTGGGTTAAACAGTTTGGGACTTCGACTTATGAATTCTCCTGGGATGTGGATACCGATACTCAGGGCAATGCCTACGCTGTAGGATGGACTCTAGGAGACTTGGGGGGAAAGAATGCTGGGCTTTATGATGCTTGGTTAGTCAAGTATGACAGCGATGGAAACCAGAAGTGGCTTAAGCAGTTTGGTACGAGTGGTGATGATGAAGCCTTTGGCGTGGAGACTGACTTAGCTGGCAATATCTATGTTGTAGGATATACCGATAAGAGCTTGAAAGGAACCAATGCCGGGTCTTTTGATGCCTGGGTGGTCAAGTACGACACCAATGGAAACCGGAAGTGGACTCAACAGTTTGGCACTCCTAATCTCGATCAGGCTCTCGGTGTTAGCATTGATGACATTACTGGTAGCCTCTACGTTACAGGCGCTACTGAGAGTTCTTTTGGGGATAGCCCTGCTGGAAGTGTCGATAGCTGGGTAGCCAAATTGGATGCAAACTCCGGAAGCCTGCAAAGCTTTACAGGTACTGCTAACAATAAACCAAGTGGAAAGAATGTTACTGGCACTAATGGCGACGATCGGATTATTAGTGCCAAAGGTCGGGATATTATCACTGGTCTTGATGGCAGCGATATTTTTGTCTACAACAGCTACAAAGACGGGGGCGACACTATAACTGATTTTTCAGCCAATGAGGATTTCATCGACCTTAGTCCCATCTTCGCCAGCCCAAATTACAGAAGCACAGAGCCATTTGATGACTACGTGCAGCTGGTTCAACTGGGTTCTAGTACGGCGGTTCAAATCAACCCAGTCGGCGATGCTCGCGATACTTTCCGGACGCTAGTCACCCTGGAGAACTTTACTGCCAGTAACTTAAGCGCCGACAATTTTATTGTCTGA
- a CDS encoding glycosyltransferase, translated as MDSSKMYTLAFLVTGFPPDVSGVSHFNWERALWFAKQEMYRVVVFAPDWQNALDTPLAPLNLKGKLIIERYPSKPWLPYKLTHVPKFSAAQEIRKKLAYYQPDLIIITDVERFFLLSTWQLPGRRYARKYHIPYIAEYHTDLYNFSAAYPGWQWLRNAARSSQLASYLYRQIDMTVCASTSASQSCQELGIPKVNTIPFLGIDVSTYSPSRRNRKWLEPWLSAKEKDNKVLLFLGRLGFEKRADLLIEAFGKLKRQYPNYSLIIAGDGPENVVNQLKRLAQQVPDIHFTGFLLGETKANVLASCDVFCSPSPYETFGRTIVEAMASGIPVVTVNSGAVSEYIFDGVNGYLVPANDVDGLANGIHRVLSINNTEVIQHASRDAKQFSLDQGCQNLSNYYQKLLGVSKDYKNLKSLSRM; from the coding sequence ATGGACTCCTCTAAAATGTACACCCTAGCTTTTCTTGTAACCGGCTTTCCTCCTGACGTGAGTGGTGTTTCTCACTTCAACTGGGAACGCGCTTTATGGTTTGCCAAGCAGGAGATGTATCGTGTGGTTGTATTTGCACCCGATTGGCAAAATGCGCTAGATACCCCATTAGCACCATTAAATTTAAAAGGAAAGTTGATTATTGAACGTTATCCGTCAAAGCCTTGGCTACCTTATAAATTGACTCATGTTCCCAAGTTTAGCGCAGCACAGGAAATCAGAAAAAAGCTAGCTTACTACCAACCTGATTTGATTATAATAACGGATGTAGAACGCTTTTTCTTATTAAGCACATGGCAGTTACCAGGTAGACGCTATGCCAGAAAGTATCATATTCCGTACATAGCCGAATATCATACCGACCTGTACAATTTTTCAGCAGCTTATCCGGGTTGGCAATGGTTGCGAAATGCTGCGCGTAGTTCTCAGTTAGCAAGTTATTTATATCGTCAAATCGATATGACAGTATGCGCTAGTACATCGGCAAGCCAAAGCTGTCAAGAATTGGGAATTCCCAAGGTTAATACAATTCCCTTTTTAGGAATTGATGTTTCCACATATAGCCCCAGTCGTCGGAACCGGAAATGGTTAGAACCGTGGTTAAGCGCTAAAGAGAAAGACAACAAAGTATTACTATTTCTGGGCCGTCTTGGCTTCGAGAAACGAGCCGATTTACTAATCGAAGCTTTTGGGAAATTAAAACGCCAATACCCTAATTATTCTCTAATAATTGCTGGTGATGGGCCTGAGAATGTCGTTAACCAATTAAAACGTCTTGCCCAACAAGTTCCCGATATCCACTTTACAGGGTTTCTGCTGGGAGAAACAAAGGCTAATGTATTAGCTTCATGTGATGTATTTTGTAGCCCTTCACCTTACGAAACTTTTGGGCGAACAATCGTGGAAGCAATGGCTTCAGGTATTCCCGTTGTCACTGTTAATAGCGGCGCGGTGTCAGAGTATATATTCGATGGTGTCAATGGGTATCTTGTCCCAGCTAATGATGTTGATGGATTAGCGAATGGCATTCACCGAGTATTATCCATCAATAACACAGAAGTTATTCAACACGCCTCGCGAGATGCGAAGCAGTTTTCTCTCGACCAAGGATGTCAAAATCTTAGCAATTACTATCAGAAACTATTAGGGGTGAGTAAGGATTATAAAAATTTGAAAAGTCTAAGTAGGATGTGA
- a CDS encoding class I SAM-dependent methyltransferase: MTIHCLDVVHLAHYYAKYPFAQTVLKLPLRLSYGNLCRQLTKQGFSKAHSLLDYGCANGMFVQYLRQNGFANCHGYDPYAPKEGFGDRATLQRGPFDYILLQDVIEHVEDPKALLCELDALLAPGGHILIGTPNAANIDLTQPNVSDYYNPVHVPYHLHLYTRKSIESLGCHQGWEPVDFFDQPYHDTRWFGTNSRAWNEYQRLFDGTINVIFEPIKLWKALTSYKFMFYAIFGYWLSFKTEMAIAFRKTGGDTNAT; encoded by the coding sequence ATGACGATTCATTGTTTAGATGTCGTTCATCTCGCACACTACTATGCAAAATACCCTTTTGCCCAAACCGTACTTAAATTACCATTGCGCTTATCCTATGGGAATCTATGCCGACAACTGACAAAGCAGGGGTTTTCTAAAGCTCATTCGCTGCTCGATTATGGCTGCGCCAACGGTATGTTTGTACAGTATCTGCGACAAAACGGCTTTGCAAATTGCCACGGATATGACCCTTATGCCCCAAAGGAAGGATTTGGCGATCGCGCAACTCTCCAGCGAGGCCCTTTCGATTACATTTTGCTCCAAGATGTAATCGAACACGTTGAAGATCCCAAAGCACTATTGTGCGAGTTGGATGCCCTTCTCGCCCCTGGCGGTCATATTCTGATTGGCACGCCAAACGCAGCAAATATCGACCTAACCCAGCCCAATGTTTCCGATTACTATAATCCGGTTCATGTTCCCTATCACCTTCATCTTTATACTCGCAAATCTATTGAATCCTTGGGGTGTCACCAAGGCTGGGAGCCGGTAGATTTCTTTGACCAACCTTATCACGATACACGCTGGTTCGGCACAAACTCTCGTGCTTGGAATGAGTATCAACGCCTCTTTGACGGCACGATCAACGTTATTTTTGAACCAATAAAACTATGGAAAGCGCTGACTTCTTACAAATTCATGTTCTACGCGATTTTTGGCTATTGGCTTAGTTTCAAAACTGAGATGGCGATCGCGTTCCGCAAAACTGGAGGTGATACTAATGCCACTTGA
- the fabZ gene encoding 3-hydroxyacyl-ACP dehydratase FabZ yields the protein MTTVLDVNSTNSSAPNPVALTTNPILTVEELQKILPHRYPFLLVDKIIEYVPGERIVGIKNVTFNEPHFQGHFPGKPIMPGVLIVEAMAQVGGVVLTQMLESKSGLFVFAGIDKVRFRRQVIPGDQLVMTVELLWIKQRRFGKMQARAEVDGKLATEGELTFSLVD from the coding sequence ATGACAACTGTACTCGACGTTAATTCAACCAATTCTTCTGCCCCTAATCCGGTTGCTTTGACAACTAACCCAATTCTCACAGTCGAAGAACTTCAGAAAATATTGCCCCACCGCTACCCCTTTTTACTTGTAGACAAAATTATTGAATATGTTCCAGGCGAACGAATTGTGGGAATTAAAAATGTCACCTTCAACGAACCTCATTTTCAAGGACATTTTCCAGGTAAACCGATTATGCCTGGGGTACTGATTGTAGAAGCAATGGCCCAAGTTGGCGGTGTGGTGCTGACCCAGATGCTAGAGTCGAAAAGCGGACTATTTGTATTTGCTGGTATTGATAAAGTCCGGTTCCGCCGTCAAGTGATACCAGGCGATCAGCTGGTAATGACAGTCGAATTATTGTGGATTAAACAGCGACGTTTCGGTAAGATGCAAGCGCGTGCTGAAGTTGATGGCAAGTTGGCTACTGAAGGCGAACTGACATTTTCTCTAGTGGATTAA